In one Mucilaginibacter ginsenosidivorax genomic region, the following are encoded:
- a CDS encoding TatD family hydrolase, giving the protein MVLTDTHTHLYYETIPVKRAALVQRCIDNDISRLFLPNVDAASVPLVYDLLQAYPGLCYPMLGLHPCSVKADWEQELAAIKAAQGQHPIYAIGEIGIDLYWDKAFLTEQVKAFKQQINWAKSLDLPIVIHCRDAYDEVYEVLQQENDDKLRGIFHCFGGTVEQAQQVIDLGFHLGIGGVVTYKNSGLDKVVAEIDLNHIVLETDSPYLTPVPFRGKPNESSYLIYIAQKVADLHQTSVEEVARVTTENSRLIFGI; this is encoded by the coding sequence ATGGTATTAACAGACACCCATACCCATTTATACTACGAAACTATTCCCGTTAAACGCGCTGCCCTTGTGCAGCGTTGTATCGACAATGATATCAGCCGCCTGTTTTTGCCCAATGTAGATGCGGCATCGGTGCCGCTGGTTTATGACCTGTTACAGGCTTATCCCGGTTTATGCTACCCTATGCTGGGCCTGCACCCCTGCTCGGTAAAGGCAGATTGGGAGCAGGAACTGGCAGCCATTAAAGCAGCGCAAGGGCAACATCCAATTTACGCCATAGGCGAAATTGGCATCGACCTGTATTGGGACAAGGCTTTTTTAACCGAACAGGTTAAAGCCTTCAAACAGCAGATTAACTGGGCTAAAAGTCTTGATCTGCCCATCGTAATTCATTGCCGCGATGCCTATGATGAGGTTTACGAAGTATTACAGCAGGAAAATGATGACAAACTACGAGGGATATTCCATTGTTTTGGTGGCACTGTAGAGCAGGCCCAACAGGTGATTGATTTGGGATTTCACCTGGGTATAGGCGGAGTTGTTACCTATAAAAATTCCGGGCTTGACAAAGTTGTGGCCGAAATTGATTTAAACCATATAGTTTTAGAAACAGATTCTCCGTACCTTACGCCCGTTCCGTTCCGGGGTAAACCTAATGAAAGCTCGTACTTGATTTATATTGCCCAAAAAGTGGCGGACCTGCACCAAACCAGTGTGGAGGAGGTTGCGCGTGTTACAACCGAAAACTCCAGGCTGATATTTGGTATATAG
- the topB gene encoding DNA topoisomerase III, whose amino-acid sequence MKVIIAEKPSVAREIAKVFGATTKKDGYMEGKGYTFTWAFGHLLQLAAPQEYGYYGWSVQNLPMLPPKFKLSIRKVKSKDGMIDDPSVKKQLDIIKSLFDEATEIIVATDAGREGELIFRYIYYYLKCKKPFKRLWISSQTDEAIKEGFRNLKPGSDYDTLFNSAHCRSQSDWLVGMNATQALSLSSGNRGVLSLGRVQTPTLAMICSRYLDNKNFVPQLYYQVSIQPDKDGQVFKAISVNNFKTKEEAQVIFDKVEDVASGFPQGAHIINLEAKPRKEPPPLLHDLSSLQQEANKRKGFTADQTLNILQNLYEGKLVTYPRTGSRYIGDDVFAGVPDLIEKLKEHPDFGKQATLLSGAKLSKRSVNAKKVTDHHAILTTGEPPYQLTPDKQAVYDMVAGRMLESFHQDCIKEITKITVESGSLFMASGTVIQTPGWRAVFNETDDEKKDEENPTLPKVQQGEKLPITDKALLEKQTKPKPLYNEASLLKALETAGKEIDDEELRYAMKDSGLGTPATRASIIETLLKRNYILREKKNLVPTPTGLAVYQVVKNQQIAQAELTGNWEKRLEEIRTGASVADFQEEIKTYTRAITQELLREGKALKIEPAGAGVAVS is encoded by the coding sequence ATGAAAGTTATTATAGCCGAAAAGCCATCCGTTGCCCGCGAAATTGCCAAAGTATTTGGCGCTACCACAAAAAAAGACGGCTATATGGAGGGTAAGGGCTATACTTTTACCTGGGCATTTGGCCACTTGTTACAACTGGCAGCCCCGCAGGAATATGGCTATTACGGCTGGAGCGTTCAAAACCTCCCCATGCTGCCGCCCAAGTTCAAACTCTCTATCCGTAAGGTAAAATCAAAGGATGGGATGATTGACGATCCCTCTGTTAAAAAACAGCTGGATATTATCAAAAGCCTGTTTGATGAAGCTACTGAAATTATTGTAGCTACGGATGCCGGGCGCGAAGGTGAGCTTATCTTTCGCTATATCTATTACTATCTTAAATGTAAAAAGCCCTTTAAAAGGCTCTGGATCTCATCCCAAACGGATGAGGCTATTAAAGAAGGTTTCCGCAACCTGAAGCCGGGTAGCGACTACGATACGCTGTTCAATTCGGCACATTGCCGGTCGCAGTCGGATTGGTTGGTGGGGATGAATGCCACGCAGGCCTTAAGCCTGTCGTCGGGCAACCGGGGTGTATTATCATTAGGCAGGGTACAAACGCCTACGCTAGCCATGATCTGTTCGCGCTACCTGGATAATAAAAATTTTGTGCCGCAACTTTATTACCAGGTAAGTATACAGCCCGATAAGGATGGGCAGGTGTTTAAAGCCATCTCGGTAAATAACTTTAAAACCAAAGAAGAAGCGCAGGTTATTTTTGATAAGGTTGAGGATGTGGCATCGGGCTTTCCGCAGGGTGCCCATATTATAAATCTGGAGGCCAAGCCCCGTAAAGAACCACCACCCTTACTGCACGACCTGAGCAGCCTGCAGCAGGAGGCCAACAAGCGCAAGGGCTTCACTGCCGATCAAACCCTTAATATATTGCAAAACCTGTACGAAGGCAAGCTGGTAACCTACCCGCGTACCGGCAGCCGTTACATTGGCGATGATGTATTTGCAGGCGTTCCGGATTTAATTGAAAAACTAAAAGAGCATCCCGATTTTGGCAAACAAGCCACCCTGTTATCTGGTGCCAAGCTGAGCAAGCGCAGCGTAAACGCAAAAAAGGTAACCGATCACCATGCCATATTAACCACTGGCGAACCTCCTTATCAGCTAACGCCCGATAAACAGGCTGTTTACGATATGGTTGCCGGCCGCATGCTGGAATCCTTTCACCAGGATTGTATCAAGGAGATCACCAAGATCACCGTCGAATCAGGTTCGTTGTTTATGGCCAGCGGTACCGTTATACAAACACCCGGCTGGCGCGCCGTGTTTAACGAAACTGACGACGAAAAGAAAGACGAAGAAAACCCAACCCTGCCCAAAGTACAACAAGGGGAGAAGCTGCCTATTACAGATAAGGCTTTGTTAGAGAAACAAACCAAGCCCAAACCCCTGTATAACGAAGCGAGTCTGCTTAAAGCTTTAGAAACGGCCGGAAAAGAAATTGACGACGAAGAGTTGCGTTACGCCATGAAAGATAGCGGCCTGGGCACCCCGGCTACCCGTGCCTCCATCATCGAAACATTATTAAAACGTAATTACATCCTGCGCGAGAAAAAGAACCTGGTACCCACCCCAACCGGGCTGGCAGTATACCAGGTGGTAAAAAATCAGCAAATAGCCCAGGCCGAACTGACAGGTAACTGGGAAAAACGCCTGGAAGAGATCCGTACCGGTGCATCTGTAGCCGATTTTCAGGAAGAGATCAAGACCTATACCCGCGCTATTACCCAGGAGCTGCTGCGCGAAGGCAAGGCATTGAAGATTGAGCCGGCTGGAGCAGGAGTTGCAGTAAGTTAG
- a CDS encoding MATE family efflux transporter translates to MTFFKKYKTHYSATMRLAYPVMISQVGHPLVGFSASIILGHFAGTVPLAALAIANGFFNLMLIIAIGISYGITPLVARENGAGNYRECGRLLWHSVVVNILTGLMLLIITWFGGQYLIAHIGLDAAVVAQAKPLLVLLGLSIIPLMLFLSFKQFAEGLGFTRLAMQVSIWGNVINIVVGIILVKGLFGMPAMGAKSIGYSAIIDRGLMAVVMATFVLKKHRFNKFLQGCRPFQFNVGRFKKILATSVPIVLQNIFEISAFSAAVFIVGIIGARQLAAYQIAMNYLSFIYYAVNGIGTAAAIQTGYFLGQAKFYLLRVSALASYHLTIIFHLVTGGLLLVLKSVLPKVISVDLQVVSMVGNLFIIAAGLEVFDGLQVVSLGILRGLGDLKYPVLINLAAYWGVALPVAFALGLHTPMGLTGVWLGLYSGLLVASALLYLRFRHLVNAKYFADNVPAAQEHLFNNVVQLES, encoded by the coding sequence TTGACTTTTTTTAAAAAATATAAAACCCATTACAGCGCTACTATGCGTTTGGCATACCCGGTAATGATATCGCAGGTGGGGCATCCGTTAGTGGGCTTTTCGGCATCCATTATATTGGGTCACTTTGCCGGTACGGTACCGCTTGCAGCGCTGGCTATTGCCAATGGGTTTTTTAACTTGATGCTAATTATTGCAATAGGCATATCATACGGTATAACCCCGCTGGTAGCACGCGAAAACGGGGCAGGTAACTACCGGGAATGTGGCCGGCTATTGTGGCATAGCGTTGTAGTTAATATCCTGACGGGGCTAATGCTGTTAATTATCACCTGGTTTGGCGGGCAATACTTAATAGCGCATATTGGTTTAGATGCTGCTGTGGTGGCCCAGGCCAAACCTTTGTTGGTGTTATTGGGATTATCCATTATCCCTTTGATGCTGTTTTTATCGTTTAAGCAGTTTGCCGAAGGTTTGGGTTTTACCAGGCTGGCTATGCAGGTAAGTATCTGGGGTAATGTAATCAATATTGTAGTGGGTATTATATTGGTAAAAGGCTTGTTTGGCATGCCGGCCATGGGTGCCAAAAGCATAGGTTACAGCGCTATTATCGACAGGGGGCTGATGGCCGTAGTTATGGCTACATTTGTACTTAAAAAACACAGGTTTAATAAATTCCTGCAAGGCTGTCGTCCTTTTCAGTTTAATGTGGGGCGGTTCAAAAAAATCCTGGCCACCAGTGTTCCCATTGTGTTGCAAAACATTTTCGAGATAAGCGCATTTAGCGCAGCGGTTTTTATAGTAGGGATAATAGGAGCCAGGCAGCTGGCAGCGTACCAGATAGCAATGAATTATCTGTCGTTTATTTATTACGCGGTTAACGGTATAGGTACAGCCGCGGCCATTCAAACCGGCTACTTTTTGGGGCAGGCAAAGTTTTATTTACTGCGGGTATCGGCATTGGCAAGCTATCACCTAACCATTATATTTCACCTGGTTACCGGGGGGCTGTTGTTGGTTTTAAAGAGCGTTTTGCCTAAAGTTATCTCGGTTGATTTGCAGGTGGTGAGTATGGTGGGCAACCTCTTTATTATAGCCGCCGGCTTAGAGGTTTTTGACGGCCTGCAGGTAGTGAGCCTGGGTATATTACGAGGCCTGGGCGATTTAAAATACCCGGTATTAATTAACCTGGCCGCTTACTGGGGCGTTGCCCTGCCGGTGGCTTTTGCACTGGGCCTGCATACTCCTATGGGTTTAACAGGGGTGTGGCTGGGGCTTTATAGTGGCCTGTTGGTAGCATCGGCACTGCTTTACCTTCGTTTCAGACACCTGGTCAATGCGAAATATTTTGCTGATAACGTGCCGGCGGCGCAGGAGCATTTATTTAACAATGTAGTACAACTTGAATCATAA
- a CDS encoding nucleoside-diphosphate kinase, whose translation MTTNRTFTMIKPDAVANGHIGAIIDKITKSGFKIIALKYTALSAEKAGQFYEVHKERPFYNALVTFMSSGPIVAAILEKDNAIEDFRKLIGATDPAKAEEGTIRNLFAKSIDANAVHGSDSDENAAIEGSFFFSAFEKF comes from the coding sequence ATGACCACAAACAGAACTTTTACCATGATTAAGCCAGATGCCGTTGCAAACGGACATATTGGTGCTATAATAGATAAGATAACCAAAAGCGGTTTTAAAATAATAGCCCTTAAATACACAGCTTTAAGCGCCGAAAAGGCCGGCCAGTTTTATGAAGTGCATAAAGAGCGCCCCTTTTATAATGCCCTGGTAACATTTATGTCGTCGGGACCAATAGTTGCGGCCATTTTGGAAAAAGACAACGCTATTGAAGATTTTCGTAAACTAATTGGTGCTACTGATCCTGCTAAGGCCGAGGAAGGTACTATCCGTAACCTGTTTGCTAAATCAATTGATGCCAATGCTGTTCATGGATCCGATTCGGACGAGAATGCAGCAATTGAAGGCAGCTTCTTTTTCTCGGCGTTCGAGAAATTTTAA
- a CDS encoding LysR family transcriptional regulator → MDLQQIKNFLALADELHFWNTSAKQNITQSALSRQIKSLEDELDVQLFERTKRSVKLTPAGEFLKTKWAGIVDEFNFIHQFAKKIELGETGSIRIAHPDSISFSTLPQLILDISIRYPELKIEMIQLAYEDEQEFLTKYKIDLKFSRDINRLDNISTMKVQTDHLALVLPQEHAFKELADITAKSLQTQKFIMPRSNSSSSYSQLTRQVFEHYGISPESFYTSDFGSTIISLITRQFGISIMPYSYANQGYQGIRFIELPFESNLFVHWRTDDHSPILKNILRMVEGLA, encoded by the coding sequence ATGGATTTACAGCAGATAAAAAACTTTTTGGCACTTGCGGATGAGCTTCATTTTTGGAATACATCGGCCAAACAAAACATTACCCAATCGGCATTAAGCAGGCAAATTAAATCGTTGGAGGATGAGTTGGATGTGCAGTTATTTGAGCGTACCAAGCGCAGTGTTAAACTAACCCCCGCCGGCGAATTCCTGAAAACCAAATGGGCCGGTATTGTAGATGAGTTTAATTTCATCCACCAGTTTGCCAAAAAAATCGAACTCGGCGAAACGGGGTCTATCAGGATAGCGCACCCGGATTCTATTTCGTTTTCTACCCTGCCGCAGCTGATACTTGATATATCCATCCGTTATCCCGAACTGAAGATTGAAATGATCCAGCTGGCTTATGAAGACGAACAGGAATTTTTAACCAAATACAAAATCGATCTCAAATTCAGCCGCGATATAAACCGGCTGGATAATATCAGCACGATGAAAGTACAAACAGATCACCTGGCCCTGGTATTGCCCCAGGAGCATGCGTTTAAAGAGTTGGCAGATATCACCGCCAAATCATTACAAACGCAAAAGTTTATTATGCCGCGATCCAACAGCAGCAGCAGCTACAGCCAGCTTACCCGCCAGGTGTTTGAACATTACGGCATATCGCCCGAGTCTTTTTATACATCCGATTTTGGATCAACCATCATTTCGCTCATCACCAGGCAATTTGGCATCAGCATAATGCCTTATTCCTACGCCAATCAGGGCTACCAGGGCATCCGTTTTATTGAACTTCCCTTTGAAAGCAACCTGTTTGTACACTGGCGAACGGATGACCACAGTCCTATACTGAAAAATATTTTAAGAATGGTTGAGGGGTTGGCTTAG
- a CDS encoding DUF721 domain-containing protein — protein MRKTNDKSLKEAIEQMLNVYKIKRRYDETGVVAAWPELVGKSVANRTKELFIRDKKLFLRIESSVIKHELMLMRSQIIDKINAEAKGVLVEEIVFL, from the coding sequence ATGCGTAAAACAAACGACAAATCATTAAAAGAGGCCATTGAGCAAATGCTTAATGTATACAAAATAAAGCGCCGCTATGATGAAACCGGGGTGGTTGCGGCATGGCCCGAGTTGGTTGGCAAATCGGTAGCAAACCGTACCAAGGAATTATTTATACGCGATAAAAAATTGTTCCTGCGGATTGAATCGTCGGTAATAAAACACGAATTGATGCTGATGCGCAGCCAGATCATAGATAAAATTAATGCCGAAGCAAAAGGGGTGTTAGTTGAAGAGATTGTATTTCTGTAA
- a CDS encoding DHH family phosphoesterase, with protein sequence MLDLAALTELLASPRKIVITTHHKPDGDAMGSSLGLYNYLIQQGHHATVIAPTDYPAFLSWLPRNGDVVIYTEQAEKSAALIADAELIFCLDFNALSRINEMGVLVGESKAYKIMIDHHLEPQDFDDYRHWNINACATAQLIYDFIVNELHHRELINADVATCLYTGIMTDSASFRLPNTTSTVHRIVADLIDLGAVNWRIHELVYNSATENRLRFLGHCLANCLEVLPEYHTAIIAVNNTDLHKYDVDTGDTEGIVNYALSMADIKLAAFIVERSDRVKLSLRSKGEFPANEICKKYFDGGGHRNAAGGHSSNTLEQVVQQFKTILPEYKKLLNQ encoded by the coding sequence ATGTTAGATTTAGCCGCGCTTACAGAACTTTTAGCAAGCCCCAGAAAAATAGTGATCACTACCCATCATAAACCTGATGGTGATGCTATGGGCTCGTCATTAGGTTTGTATAATTATTTGATACAGCAAGGCCATCATGCCACGGTTATTGCCCCTACAGATTATCCTGCTTTTTTAAGCTGGCTGCCCCGTAATGGCGATGTTGTCATATATACCGAGCAGGCCGAAAAATCGGCAGCGTTAATTGCCGATGCAGAGCTTATATTTTGCCTTGATTTTAATGCATTAAGCCGCATCAATGAAATGGGTGTTTTAGTAGGCGAAAGCAAGGCTTATAAAATCATGATAGATCATCACCTGGAGCCGCAGGACTTTGATGACTACCGCCACTGGAATATTAATGCCTGTGCAACGGCCCAGCTTATTTATGATTTTATTGTTAACGAGTTGCACCATCGCGAATTGATTAATGCCGATGTGGCAACCTGCTTATACACCGGCATCATGACCGATTCGGCGTCCTTCCGCCTGCCCAATACCACATCAACCGTACACCGCATTGTTGCCGATTTGATTGACCTGGGCGCGGTTAACTGGCGTATTCACGAACTGGTATACAATAGTGCAACCGAAAACCGGTTAAGATTTTTAGGACATTGCCTTGCAAATTGCCTTGAGGTGCTGCCCGAATACCATACCGCCATTATTGCCGTTAATAATACCGATTTACATAAATACGATGTTGATACCGGCGATACCGAAGGCATTGTAAACTATGCGCTATCAATGGCCGATATAAAACTGGCTGCTTTTATAGTTGAACGCAGCGACAGGGTAAAACTTTCGTTACGGTCAAAAGGTGAATTTCCGGCAAACGAAATTTGCAAAAAATATTTTGATGGCGGCGGTCACCGCAATGCGGCCGGCGGCCATTCAAGTAATACCCTTGAACAGGTTGTACAACAATTCAAAACCATTTTACCCGAATATAAAAAACTATTAAATCAATAA
- a CDS encoding GNAT family N-acetyltransferase, translating to MTDTMTMNSAGIRFIKVDMQNIQTLKAIGIETFNEAFAHLNTPENMEDYLATAFANEKLAGEVNNPNSEFYMAQIDGNIVGYVKINHGPAQTDVKDDDALEVERIYVLKAFHGKKVGQLLFDKALDIAAQMKKTYIWLGVWEHNAKALAFYKKNGFEVFGSHPFWLGDDLQTDLMMKRYLD from the coding sequence ATGACCGATACAATGACCATGAACAGCGCCGGCATCCGGTTTATTAAAGTGGATATGCAAAACATCCAGACTTTAAAAGCAATTGGCATCGAAACCTTTAACGAAGCCTTCGCGCATTTGAACACGCCCGAAAATATGGAGGATTACCTGGCAACTGCTTTTGCCAATGAGAAGCTTGCCGGGGAGGTTAACAACCCCAATTCGGAGTTTTACATGGCGCAGATTGATGGTAATATAGTTGGTTACGTAAAAATTAACCACGGGCCGGCACAAACAGACGTGAAGGATGACGATGCTTTAGAAGTAGAAAGGATTTACGTGCTTAAGGCTTTTCACGGCAAAAAAGTTGGCCAGTTACTTTTTGATAAGGCCCTTGATATTGCCGCGCAGATGAAGAAAACCTATATATGGCTTGGTGTTTGGGAGCATAACGCCAAGGCACTGGCTTTTTATAAAAAGAATGGTTTTGAAGTGTTTGGTTCGCATCCTTTTTGGCTGGGCGATGATTTGCAAACTGATTTGATGATGAAACGTTATTTGGATTGA
- a CDS encoding FKBP-type peptidyl-prolyl cis-trans isomerase, translated as MKNIFYLLTALFGIATLTAHAQTGMQTTPAGAQYQIFTHNTGEKIKLNDIVYFNYIQMTDKDSVLYSSFKTGKPQPAQIRPSQNVADLMDIFPLLALNDSAMVKVPTDSIFKGHEEARPPFFPKGSKLVFILKIIKVQSLQEAMAERTAAIEKMKSQEATETNTYVTANKLSPVTTASGLKYIITKASALRKPLDGDTVMVNYTGYLLNGQLFDTSVQANAKAAGVEQPGRPYEPIPVVLGAHAVIPGWEEGLALLHEGSKAKFIIPSKLGYGEQGMGNGAIPPYATLVFDVEIVKVKPGKHVPVAARPGVKHTVRKKTTVAKKKN; from the coding sequence ATGAAAAACATTTTTTATCTACTAACGGCCCTGTTTGGCATAGCTACGCTAACTGCCCATGCACAAACCGGTATGCAAACCACGCCAGCCGGCGCCCAATACCAGATATTTACGCATAACACCGGCGAAAAAATTAAACTGAATGACATCGTTTATTTTAATTATATCCAGATGACAGATAAGGATTCGGTTTTATACAGCTCATTTAAAACGGGCAAGCCTCAACCGGCTCAAATCCGTCCATCGCAAAATGTAGCCGATTTGATGGATATCTTCCCGCTGCTGGCCCTGAATGACAGCGCAATGGTGAAAGTACCTACCGACTCGATTTTTAAAGGACATGAAGAGGCGCGTCCGCCGTTTTTCCCTAAAGGCAGCAAGCTGGTATTTATCCTGAAAATTATCAAAGTACAATCGTTACAGGAAGCTATGGCCGAACGTACAGCGGCTATCGAAAAGATGAAATCACAGGAAGCCACTGAAACCAACACCTACGTTACAGCAAATAAATTAAGCCCGGTTACAACAGCGTCAGGCTTAAAGTATATTATAACCAAGGCGTCTGCCCTGCGCAAGCCATTGGATGGCGATACAGTAATGGTTAATTATACTGGCTATTTACTAAACGGACAGCTATTTGACACCAGCGTACAGGCAAACGCCAAAGCAGCAGGTGTTGAGCAACCAGGCCGTCCTTATGAGCCTATACCGGTGGTTTTAGGCGCACACGCCGTAATACCAGGCTGGGAAGAAGGCCTTGCCCTATTGCATGAGGGTTCAAAAGCCAAATTTATTATCCCGTCAAAATTGGGCTATGGCGAGCAAGGTATGGGTAATGGCGCAATTCCGCCCTACGCAACCCTCGTGTTTGACGTTGAAATTGTAAAGGTAAAACCAGGCAAACATGTACCCGTTGCCGCCAGGCCAGGCGTTAAGCACACGGTCAGGAAAAAAACAACTGTAGCTAAAAAGAAAAATTAA
- a CDS encoding asparaginase: MSQILIIYTGGTIGMMSDPVTKVLKPINFEQIMDNVPELEKLNCRIKVHSFDEIIDSSNMNPAIWSDLAGLIESNYHDNDGFVILHGSDTMAYTASALSFMLENLGKPVIFTGSQLPISAIRTDAKENLMTAIEIAKAKKNDRARVPEVCIYFDYKLFRGNRAFKYNSSKFEAFRSPNYPILAESGVHLKFSVNDIRHPQDGENLIIHNNLISDVGVLKLYPGIGTKVVEAILNADVRGVVMETFGAGNTTTDAWFISLLEKAIKDGKVIVDISQCKVGTVELGRYETSKQLKDMGVANGYDMTFESAVTKMMYLLGKFDDPALVKHYMETDLRGEITVS, from the coding sequence ATGAGCCAGATACTGATCATTTACACCGGCGGTACCATAGGGATGATGAGCGATCCTGTGACTAAGGTGCTCAAGCCTATCAACTTTGAGCAAATAATGGATAATGTGCCCGAACTGGAGAAACTGAACTGCCGGATCAAAGTACACTCTTTTGACGAGATCATCGATTCATCAAACATGAACCCAGCCATCTGGAGCGACCTGGCCGGCCTTATCGAATCCAATTATCATGATAACGATGGTTTTGTAATCCTTCACGGTTCAGATACTATGGCTTATACTGCCTCAGCATTGAGTTTCATGCTCGAAAATTTAGGCAAACCCGTCATTTTTACCGGCTCGCAATTGCCTATCAGCGCCATACGTACTGATGCCAAGGAAAACCTGATGACGGCTATAGAAATTGCCAAAGCCAAAAAGAACGACCGCGCCCGAGTACCCGAGGTATGTATCTATTTTGATTACAAACTATTCCGGGGGAATCGTGCCTTTAAATATAATTCATCAAAGTTCGAGGCCTTCCGCTCGCCAAACTATCCTATCCTGGCCGAGAGTGGCGTACACCTTAAATTCAGCGTAAACGATATCAGGCACCCGCAGGATGGCGAAAACCTCATCATCCACAATAACCTCATAAGCGATGTAGGCGTGTTAAAACTTTACCCGGGCATAGGCACAAAAGTGGTTGAGGCCATTTTAAATGCTGATGTACGCGGCGTGGTAATGGAAACTTTTGGGGCAGGCAATACCACAACCGACGCATGGTTTATCAGCCTGCTGGAGAAAGCCATTAAAGATGGTAAAGTGATTGTAGATATTTCACAATGTAAAGTAGGCACAGTTGAACTTGGCCGTTACGAAACCAGCAAGCAACTTAAAGATATGGGTGTAGCCAACGGTTACGATATGACCTTTGAATCGGCAGTAACCAAAATGATGTACCTATTGGGCAAGTTTGATGACCCGGCCCTGGTAAAACATTATATGGAAACGGATTTAAGGGGCGAGATAACCGTATCGTAG
- a CDS encoding FKBP-type peptidyl-prolyl cis-trans isomerase, which yields MKQKLMFLAIAAIGFSSCNGGFKKGDAGLLYNIHTSKGGTHIKDGDFVSVNMIVKTDGDSVLSNTYDMGHPIIIMPMPKPQAKGDIYAGLELLGEGDSATFKVPTDSIFKGGQQRPPNLKGKFLIFQVNVNKVLAKGSLTEQVFRGRVQDYLKTLTEAMKAQEPGKIKKYIADHNLKVTTTASGLNYVITTPGTGPTPAVGDTAVVNYTGRLPNGKIFETSVKEVAIKEKQPIEPGRPFAPLRIPVGQGKVIPGWDEGLQLMNKGSKITLVIPSAIAYRDQGVGPIGPFTPIIFEMEMVEIVKPNPNAPKPVMPQMQMQQAPSQSQPTQR from the coding sequence ATGAAACAAAAATTAATGTTCCTGGCCATTGCTGCAATTGGATTTTCAAGTTGCAACGGAGGCTTTAAAAAAGGAGATGCTGGGTTGCTTTATAACATCCACACATCTAAAGGCGGTACACATATCAAAGACGGCGACTTTGTGAGCGTAAATATGATTGTAAAAACCGATGGAGATTCGGTTTTGAGCAATACTTACGACATGGGGCACCCTATCATCATTATGCCAATGCCTAAACCACAGGCTAAAGGTGATATTTATGCCGGCCTTGAGTTGCTGGGCGAAGGCGACAGCGCTACTTTTAAAGTACCAACCGATTCGATATTTAAAGGTGGCCAGCAGCGTCCGCCAAACCTGAAAGGCAAATTTTTAATATTCCAGGTTAATGTCAATAAAGTATTGGCAAAAGGCTCACTTACTGAGCAGGTTTTCCGTGGCAGGGTACAGGATTACTTAAAAACTCTTACCGAAGCGATGAAAGCTCAGGAGCCGGGCAAAATCAAAAAATATATTGCCGATCATAACCTTAAAGTTACAACTACCGCATCGGGCTTAAACTACGTTATTACTACACCTGGTACAGGCCCAACCCCCGCAGTTGGCGATACCGCTGTTGTTAATTACACAGGCAGGCTTCCAAATGGTAAAATATTTGAAACCAGCGTTAAAGAAGTAGCTATAAAAGAAAAACAACCCATTGAACCAGGTCGCCCGTTTGCACCTCTCCGTATCCCGGTTGGCCAGGGTAAAGTTATACCAGGTTGGGACGAAGGTTTGCAATTGATGAATAAAGGTTCAAAAATTACCTTGGTTATCCCTTCGGCTATTGCTTACCGAGATCAGGGTGTTGGCCCTATCGGCCCATTCACACCAATCATTTTCGAAATGGAAATGGTTGAAATTGTGAAACCTAATCCAAATGCACCAAAACCGGTTATGCCGCAAATGCAAATGCAACAGGCGCCAAGCCAGTCGCAACCTACTCAAAGATAA